A genome region from Macaca nemestrina isolate mMacNem1 chromosome 15, mMacNem.hap1, whole genome shotgun sequence includes the following:
- the LOC105497390 gene encoding pre-B lymphocyte protein 3 has product MACWCLSFLLMGTFLSVSQTVLAQPDALLVFPGQVAQLSCTLSPQHVTIRDYGVSWYQQRAGSAPRYLLYYRSEEDHHRPADIPDRFSAAKDEAHNACVLTISPVQPEDDADYYCSVGYSFGP; this is encoded by the exons ATGGCCTGctggtgcctcagcttccttctgATGGGGACCTTCCTGTCAG TCTCCCAGACAGTCCTGGCCCAGCCGGATGCACTGCTGGTCTTCCCAGGCCAAGTGGCTCAACTCTCCTGCACGCTCAGCCCCCAGCACGTCACCATCAGGGACTATGGTGTGTCCTGGTACCAGCAGCGGGCAGGCAGTGCCCCTCGATATCTCCTCTACTACCGCTCGGAGGAGGATCACCACCGGCCCGCTGACATCCCTGATCGATTCTCCGCAGCCAAGGATGAGGCCCACAATGCCTGTGTCCTCACCATCAGTCCCGTGCAGCCTGAAGATGACGCAGATTACTACTGCTCAGTTGGCTACAGCTTTGGTCCCTAG
- the LOC105497388 gene encoding zinc finger protein 70, whose amino-acid sequence MEVPPATKFGETFAFENRLESQRGLFPGEDLGDPFLQERGLEQMAVIYKEIPLGEQDEEHDDYEGNFSLCSSPVQHHSIPPGTRPQDDELFGQTFLQKSDLSVCQIIHSEEPSPCDCAETDRGDSGPNTLHRTPQPAKPYACRECGKAFSQSSHLLRHLVIHTGEKPYECCECGKAFSQSSHLLRHQIIHTGEKPYECRECGKAFRQSSALTQHQKIHTGKRPYECRECGKDFSRSSSLRKHERIHTGERPYQCKECGKSFNQSSGLSQHRKIHTLKKPHECDLCGKAFCHRSHLIRHQRIHTGKKPYKCDECGKAFSQSSNLIEHRKTHTGEKPYKCQKCGKAFSQSSSLIEHQRIHTGEKPYECCQCGKAFCHSSALIQHQRIHTGKKPYTCECGKAFRHRSALIEHYKTHTREKPYVCNLCGKSFRGSSHLIRHQKIHSGEKL is encoded by the coding sequence ATGGAGGTTCCTCCAGCAACCAAGTTTGGCGAGACCTTTGCATTTGAGAACAGGTTAGAGTCACAACGAGGACTTTTCCCAGGGGAGGACCTGGGGGACCCTTTTCTTCAGGAAAGAGGTTTGGAGCAAATGGCTGTGATCTACAAGGAGATCCCTCTTGGTGAGCAAGATGAAGAACATGATGATTATGAGGGGAATTTCAGTTTGTGCTCAAGCCCTGTTCAGCATCACAGTATCCCCCCAGGAACCAGACCCCAGGATGATGAGCTCTTCGGACAAACCTTCCTCCAGAAATCCGACCTCAGCGTGTGTCAGATAATCCACAGTGAAGAACCCAGTCCATGCGATTGTGCAGAAACAGACAGAGGGGACTCAGGACCTAACACGCTTCACAGAACCCCACAACCAGCCAAGCCCTATGCGTGTCGagaatgtgggaaggccttcagCCAGAGCTCGCACCTGCTCCGACACCTGGTGATCCACACCGGGGAGAAGCCCTATGAGTGCTGTGAGTGCGGGAAGGCCTTCAGCCAGAGCTCCCACCTGCTCAGGCACCAGATCATCCACACCGGGGAGAAGCCCTATGAGTGCCGGGAGTGTGGGAAGGCCTTCCGCCAGAGCTCAGCCCTCACGCAGCACCAAAAGATCCACACGGGAAAGAGGCCCTACGAATGCAGGGAATGCGGGAAGGATTTCAGCCGGAGCTCCAGCCTCAGGAAACACGAGAGGATTCATACAGGAGAGAGACCTTATCagtgtaaggaatgtgggaaatccTTCAACCAGAGCTCAGGCCTGAGCCAGCATCGGAAGATCCACACCCTAAAGAAGCCTCATGAGTGCGATCTCTGTGGGAAAGCCTTTTGTCACAGGTCACACCTCATCCGACACCAGCGGATCCACACTGGGAAGAAACCATACAAATGCGATGAGTGTGGGAAGGCCTTCAGCCAGAGCTCCAACCTCATTGAGCACCGCAAGACCCACACCGGCGAGAAGCCCTACAAATGCCAGAAGTGCGGGAAGGCCTTCAGCCAGAGCTCCTCCCTCATCGAGCACCAGCGCATCCACACCGGTGAGAAGCCCTACGAGTGCTGTCAGTGTGGCAAGGCCTTTTGCCACAGCTCTGCGCTGATCCAGCACCAGAGGATCCACACTGGCAAGAAGCCCTACACCTGCGAGTGTGGCAAAGCCTTCCGACACCGGTCCGCCCTCATCGAGCACTATAAAACCCACACCAGAGAGAAGCCCTACGTGTGCAATCTGTGCGGCAAGTCCTTCCGGGGGAGCTCGCACCTGATTCGCCATCAGAAGATTCATTCTGGGGAGAAGCTATAG